From Ptychodera flava strain L36383 chromosome 2, AS_Pfla_20210202, whole genome shotgun sequence, the proteins below share one genomic window:
- the LOC139152389 gene encoding protein henna-like, whose translation MDETKTWRTVFKNLTALHQTHACQEFIEEFQLFVDNGILTGDEIPQLETVSNFLKGRTGFTLCPSGGLISLRNFFSGLAYRVFHTTQYIRHGSDPSYSPEPDICHELLGHVALLANPSFAQFSQEIGLASLRVSNDWMEKLGAFYLSTLEFGLCKENRKPRAFGGAVLSSYGELRYALSGVPEIRPFVLDEVITHPYGVSEMQTAYFLSETFKGALDKFEQFLLQSPRPFSVKYDATTQAVEVLNL comes from the exons ATGGATGAGACAAAGACTTGGCGGACTGTCTTCAAGAACCTCACAGCACTCCACCAGACTCACGCCTGTCAAGAATTCATCGAGGAATTTCAGCTATTTGTTGACAATGGCATATTGACGGGGGACGAAATTCCACAATTGGAAACTGTGTCCAATTTTCTGAAAG GGCGAACTGGATTTACTCTTTGTCCGTCAGGGGGTTTAATATCACTTCGTAACTTTTTCTCCGGATTAGCTTACCGCGTTTTTCACACGACACAGTACATAAGACACGGCAGCGACCCATCCTACTCGCCAGAGCC TGATATCTGCCATGAGTTACTTGGTCATGTGGCCCTGTTAGCCAATCCATCATTTGCCCAGTTTTCCCAGGAGATCGGACTTGCATCACTTCGTGTCTCAAATGATTGGATGGAGAAGCTTGGGGCA TTTTATCTGTCCACATTGGAATTTGGATTGTGTAAGGAGAACAGAAAACCCAGAGCTTTTGGGGGAGCAGTATTGTCATCTTATGGAGAACTACGG TACGCCTTGTCAGGGGTGCCAGAAATCAGACCTTTTGTTCTGGATGAGGTGATTACACATCCCTACGGTGTATCCGAGATGCAGACAGCGTATTTCCTATCAGAAACTTTTAAGGGAGCCCTGGATAAGTTCGA GCAATTTTTGCTACAAAGCCCGAGACCATTCTCCGTTAAGTATGATGCCACCACACAGGCTGTAGAAGTTTTAAATCTGTAA